The proteins below come from a single Stigmatopora argus isolate UIUO_Sarg chromosome 11, RoL_Sarg_1.0, whole genome shotgun sequence genomic window:
- the prorsd1 gene encoding prolyl-tRNA synthetase associated domain-containing protein 1, with protein sequence MSGELRAELEKHLEALKIQTSCVNHPPVFTVEEMMPHLQDVNGVVTKNLFLKDKKKKTLWLVSVRHDRQVNLNELAKKLALGSGNLRFADEATMLDKLKVGQGCATALALLFDKEHVVTAVLDRDLLEGGHPMIYFHPMTNAATMGMTPQDLLRFLKDTGHEPVLENFE encoded by the exons atgtcCGGGGAGCTACGAGCAGAATTGGAGAAACATTTGGAGGCTTTAAAAATCCAGACGAGCTGCGTGAATCACCCGCCG GTTTTCACGGTGGAAGAGATGATGCCTCATCTTCAGGATGTGAACGGTGTGGTCACCAAGAACCTCTTCCTGaaagacaagaagaagaaaacattgTGGTTGGTTTCAGTGCGTCACGATCGACAG GTGAACCTGAATGAGCTGGCCAAGAAGCTCGCTTTGGGCAGCGGGAACCTTCGCTTTGCAGACGAAGCCACCATGTTGGACAAACTCAAG GTGGGTCAGGGATGTGCCACAGCCTTGGCTCTTCTTTTTGACAAGGAACACGTGGTGACGGCAGTTCTGGACCGAGACCTGCTCGAAGGAGGACATCCCATGATCTACTTCCACCCCATGACCAACGCTGCCACCATGGGGATGACGCCCCAAGACCTGTTGCGCTTCCTTAAGGACACTGGACACGAACCGGTCTTAGAGAACTTTGAGTAG
- the LOC144084680 gene encoding SLC35A4 upstream open reading frame protein-like, which yields MVNDKSSLGQLKDLVELKDQLEDIQKRMEDEIQAGVPAGGSLLASPFLKGFLAGYVVARFRSSALLGAIVGTCTGIYAAQNYKIPNVENTVKDYISSLKGGRR from the exons ATGGTGAATGACAAG AGTTCTCTAGGCCAATTGAAGGACCTGGTAGAGCTGAAGGATCAGCTTGAGGACATTCAGAAACGTATGGAAGATGAGATCCAGGCTGGAGTTCCTGCT GGCGGCAGTCTACTGGCTTCCCCCTTTTTAAAGGGCTTCCTCGCCGGCTACGTGGTGGCGAGGTTCCGCTCGTCAGCGCTCCTGGGTGCGATCGTGGGGACGTGCACAGGAATTTATGCTGCACAGAATTATAAGATTCCCAACGTGGAGAACACGGTCAAGGACTACATCAGCAGTCTGAAGGGAGGACGCCGATGA